Proteins encoded by one window of Musa acuminata AAA Group cultivar baxijiao chromosome BXJ2-9, Cavendish_Baxijiao_AAA, whole genome shotgun sequence:
- the LOC135622312 gene encoding phosphatidylinositol/phosphatidylcholine transfer protein SFH9-like, translated as MIPSSSRSSASDGARKRGRGKRVDSSASATASACDWTDASSEEEERAVGVFRKALIDRNLLPARHDDYHTMKRFLKARGFNIEKAIRMWSEMLQWRMDFGADTILQDFVFSELDEVLRYYPHGFHGVDKDGRPVYIERLGMVDPNKLLTVTTVERFIKYHVQVIEKILSERYPACSLAAKRHIDTMTTILDVQGVNWMSVGKLARDVVLRIQKIDSDNYPEILHKLFIVNAGSGFRLLWNTIKGLIDPRTTAKIVVLGDRYQNTLLELIEMSQLPDFLGGSCTCSNEGGCLTSNKGPWSDPQFMDAVHSGITSSRNRDNPIDETKLTRQVPMYKNSNIQLKSDSKISVSPIQSIPLLDTQSNPVYENCSPIRTNEHLPSNRSATRTKLRNRPGGGSVDKFLVLVTEAVSKIIMKLLAVLYVFCRLPNVVVNVRSSDHQRLDPANANSIYHLTRHDVPEDCVLQFLERLQKLEELVTEINRKPTRIPEEKDIMIRESLNRIQSIEHDLQKTKDVVKVTSQKQIELEESLDILRETASQVKSCWFKGCKYIPGGTSEDSF; from the exons atgATCCCTTCTTCGTCGAGGAGTAGCGCATCGGATGGCGCGaggaagagagggagagggaagagGGTGGATTCCTCGGCCTCAGCTACCGCCTCCGCATGCGATTGGACGGacgcctcgtcggaggaggaggaaAGGGCCGTGGGGGTCTTCCGGAAGGCCCTGATCGATCGGAACCTGCTGCCCGCTCGCCATGACGATTACCATACCATGAAGCG GTTTTTGAAGGCACGAGGGTTCAATATCGAGAAAGCAATCCGAATGTGGTCAGAGATGCTTCAGTGGAGGATGGACTTTGGTGCTGATACTATCCTGCAA GACTTTGTGTTCAGTGAATTGGATGAAGTTCTTCGTTACTATCCACATGGTTTTCATGGTGTGGACAAAGATGGTAGACCTGTGTATATCGAGAGACTTGGAATGGTCGACCCCAACAAACTTCTTACTGTCACCACAGTTGAAAGATTTATAAAGTACCATGTTCAGGTGATAGAGAAGATCCTTtctgagagatatccagcatgcTCTCTTGCAGCCAAAAGGCATATTGACACAATGACAACAATTTTAGATGTACAAGGAGTG AACTGGATGAGTGTTGGCAAATTAGCTCGTGATGTTGTTCTTCGAATCCAGAAAATTGACAGTGACAATTACCCTGAG ATACTGCATAAGTTGTTTATTGTTAATGCTGGCAGTGGTTTCAGATTACTTTGGAACACTATAAAAGGCTTAATTGATCCAAGGACAACAGCAAAGATAGTG GTATTAGGAGATAGATATCAGAATACATTACTTGAATTAATTGAGATGAG TCAACTACCTGATTTTCTTGGTGGCTCTTGCACTTGTTCAAACGAGGGAGGTTGTCTTACATCTAATAAAGGACCATGGAGTGACCCTCAGTTCATGGAT GCAGTTCATTCTGGAATCACAAGCTCGAGAAATAGAGACAATCCAATTGATGAAACGAAATTGACTCGTCAG GTCCCAATGTATAAAAACAGTAACATTCAATTAAAATCTGATTCAAAAATTTCAGTCTCCCCTATTCAGTCAATTCCTCTGCTGGACACACAGTCAAATCCAGTGTATGAAAAT TGTTCTCCGATCAGGACAAATGAACACTTGCCTTCTAACAGGTCAGCTACTCGAACCAAACTCCGTAATAGACCTGGAG GTGGTTCAGTTGATAAGTTCCTTGTGTTGGTGACTGAAGCTGTCAGCAAGATCATTATGAAACTGTTAGCAGTTTTGTATGTTTTCTGTAGACTACCAAATGTAGTGGTCAATGTGAGGTCATCAGATCATCAAAGATTAGATCCAGCAAATGCAAATTCTATATACCACCTTACCAGACATGATGTCCCAGAGGACTGTGTCCTACAATTCCTGGAGAGGCTGCAGAAGTTGGAAGAACTGGTCACTGAGATAAACAGAAAACCTACGAGGATTCCTGAAGAAAAAGACATCATGATTCGAGAGTCATTAAACCGCATTCAGTCTATAGAGCATGACCTACAGAAGACAAAGGAT GTGGTGAAAGTGACTTCACAAAAGCAAATTGAACTGGAAGAGTCACTGGATATCTTGAGAGAGACGGCCTCACAA GTCAAGTCGTGCTGGTTTAAGGGCTGTAAATACATTCCTGGAGGGACGTCAGAAGATTCATTTTAA
- the LOC103996712 gene encoding probably inactive leucine-rich repeat receptor-like protein kinase At3g28040, with product MMVKRDAPVHSGSCFLKQPERMMRLPDVLLFQILLLPVFACAVDLPAPLNDEVMGLIVFKAALEDPTAALASWNEADATPCGWAHVRCDPRTSRVVRLALDSFSLSGPLPRGLDRLPALAALSLSNNNLSGPVPPGLSLLPALRSLDLSRNAFSGGLPGDLAFLPPIVSLDLSSNMLSGPLPDSLFSAATCGSLRFLSLAGNRLEGPFPSALSRCSFLLYLNLSNNRFSGSPDFETGLWSLSRLRVLDLSHNSFSGPVPDGIANLHRLRNLQLNGNRFSGTIPAGVGLCRHLSILDLSYNSFEGALPSSMRYLGSLTSLKLSDNQLSGDVPAWIGNLTTIQQVDLSNNKLAGNLPASLGGLKEVNYLSLSNNLLTGAIPDTVAGCTKLSELHLKGNRLNGSVPLGLFDLGLQVLDLSSNELTGTVPAGSTWISETLQSLDLSDNKLNGTIPPEMALFFGLTYLNLSWNDLRTQLPPELGLFRNLSVLDLRSSALYGSIPGDLCESGSLSVLQLDGNSLTGPIPEEIGNCSSLYLLSLSHNSLNGSIPASMSQLKNLEILNLEFNNLSGEIPEQLGGLDNLLAVNISHNQLIGRLPMGGIFQSLDSSALQGNLGLCTPLVMEPCKLDVPKPLVLDPDAYARGNGNGLPAVTNPAMPMRHRRFLSVSAIVAISAAVVIFLGVMAVTLLNMSARRRAGLMENALERVCSSSTRSGGSDLGTMVVFGPGSNLRPEDLAVGTEALLAKATELGRGVFGTVYRASVGEERVFAIKKLSTANIVQHQEDFDREVQRLGKVRHRNLMQLEGYYWTPELQLLISDYAHHGSLHSRLHKRTESTPPLPWRDRFKIALGTAKGLAHLHQSVRPPIIHYNLKPTNILLDENCDPKISDFGLARLLQKLDKHIISSRFQSAMGYMAPELACQSLRVNEKCDVYGYGVLIAELVTGKKPVEYGDDDVVILIDHVRALLEQGRVLDCVDSSMGEFPEEEVLPVLKLGLVCTSQIPSSRPSMAEVVQILQVIKAPL from the exons ATGATGGTGAAACGAGACGCACCGGTGCATAGCGGCAGCTGTTTCTTGAAGCAGCCGGAGAGGATGATGAGACTTCCTGATGTGCTCCTATTCCAAATCCTTCTTCTGCCGGTGTTCGCCTGCGCCGTGGATCTTCCGGCGCCGCTCAACGACGAGGTGATGGGCCTCATCGTGTTCAAGGCGGCGCTGGAGGACCCGACGGCCGCGCTGGCGTCGTGGAACGAGGCGGACGCTACCCCGTGCGGCTGGGCGCACGTCCGGTGCGACCCTCGCACGTCCCGGGTCGTTCGCCTCGCCCTCGACTCGTTCTCCCTCTCCGGCCCCCTCCCCCGCGGCCTCGACCGCCTCCCGGCCCTCGCCGCCCTCTCCTTGTCCAACAACAACCTCTCCGGGCCCGTCCCCCCgggcctctccctcctccccgccCTACGCTCCCTCGATCTCAGCCGCAACGCCTTCTCCGGCGGCCTCCCCGGAGACCTCGCTTTTCTCCCCCCCATCGTCTCCCTCGACCTGTCCTCCAATATGCTCTCCGGCCCTCTCCCGGACTCCCTGTTCTCAGCCGCCACCTGCGGCTCGCTCCGGTTCCTCTCGCTCGCCGGGAACCGCCTCGAGGGCCCCTTTCCGTCCGCATTGTCCCGCTGCTCTTTTCTGCTCTACCTTAACCTCTCCAACAACCGATTCTCTGGCTCCCCGGACTTTGAGACCGGCCTATGGTCTCTCTCCAGGCTCCGAGTGCTTGACCTGTCCCATAATTCCTTCTCCGGACCTGTTCCCGATGGCATCGCGAATTTGCATCGCCTCAGGAACCTCCAGCTGAACGGCAACCGCTTCTCGGGAACCATCCCAGCCGGCGTCGGGCTCTGCCGGCACCTGAGCATCTTGGATTTGAGCTACAACTCATTCGAGGGAGCCCTGCCGAGCTCCATGAGGTACCTCGGTTCGTTAACTTCTCTCAAACTGTCGGACAACCAGTTGTCCGGAGACGTTCCTGCGTGGATCGGAAACTTGACGACCATTCAGCAGGTGGACCTGTCAAACAATAAGCTCGCCGGGAATTTGCCTGCTTCTCTCGGCGGCCTAAAAGAGGTGAATTACCTGAGCCTGTCGAACAACCTGCTGACCGGAGCTATCCCGGACACGGTTGCAGGATGCACGAAGCTCTCTGAGCTGCATCTGAAAGGGAATCGTCTCAACGGCAGCGTTCCACTGGGACTGTTCGACCTCGGGCTACAGGTTCTCGACTTGTCATCGAATGAGCTCACTGGCACGGTGCCTGCAGGATCGACATGGATATCAGAGACACTGCAGTCCTTGGACCTCTCAGATAACAAGCTCAATGGTACCATTCCGCCGGAGATGGCGTTGTTCTTTGGCTTGACGTATTTGAACCTCTCGTGGAACGACCTCCGGACTCAGCTGCCGCCGGAGCTCGGGTTGTTTCGGAACCTGTCGGTGTTGGATCTCCGAAGCAGTGCGTTGTATGGCTCGATCCCTGGAGATCTCTGTGAATCCGGCAGCCTCTCCGTCCTGCAATTGGATGGCAACTCTCTGACAGGTCCAATTCCTGAGGAGATCGGAAACTGCTCGTCCTTGTATCTGCT GAGCTTATCGCATAATAGCTTGAACGGTTCGATTCCGGCGTCCATGTCGCAGCTAAAGAATCTTGAAATCCTCAACTTGGAGTTCAACAACTTGAGCGGCGAGATACCGGAGCAGCTCGGTGGCCTGGACAATCTCTTGGCGGTGAACATATCGCACAACCAGCTCATCGGCCGGCTTCCGATGGGCGGCATATTCCAGAGCCTGGACTCGAGCGCACTGCAAGGAAACCTCGGCCTCTGCACTCCCCTCGTGATGGAGCCATGCAAACTGGACGTCCCCAAGCCGCTGGTCCTCGACCCCGACGCTTACGCCCGAGGCAACGGCAACGGCCTGCCGGCGGTAACCAATCCGGCGATGCCGATGCGGCACAGAAGGTTCCTCAGTGTCTCGGCCATCGTCGCGATCTCGGCTGCCGTCGTCATATTTCTTGGAGTTATGGCGGTCACTCTTCTCAACATGTCGGCCCGAAGGAGAGCAGGGCTGATGGAGAATGCATTGGAGCGCGTGTGCTCGAGCTCAACGAGGTCAGGGGGGTCGGATCTGGGGACGATGGTGGTGTTTGGTCCCGGAAGCAACCTGAGACCAGAGGATTTGGCTGTTGGCACCGAAGCCTTACTGGCCAAGGCCACCGAGTTAGGCAGGGGAGTGTTCGGGACGGTGTACCGAGCTTCCGTCGGCGAAGAAAGGGTGTTCGCCATCAAGAAGCTGTCAACAGCTAACATCGTTCAGCATCAGGAGGACTTCGATCGCGAGGTCCAGAGACTAGGAAAGGTGAGGCACCGAAATCTTATGCAACTGGAAGGCTACTACTGGACGCCGGAGCTGCAGCTGCTGATATCGGATTACGCTCACCATGGGAGCTTACACTCGAGGCTTCACAAGAGGACCGAATCGACGCCACCGCTTCCATGGCGCGATCGCTTCAAGATCGCGCTGGGGACGGCTAAGGGCCTCGCTCATCTGCACCAGTCGGTCCGCCCTCCCATCATCCACTACAACCTCAAGCCGACGAACATCCTCCTGGACGAGAACTGCGACCCAAAGATATCCGATTTCGGGCTCGCCAGGCTGCTGCAGAAGCTCGACAAGCACATCATAAGCAGTAGATTCCAGAGCGCCATGGGCTATATGGCGCCGGAACTTGCGTGCCAGAGCCTGCGGGTGAACGAGAAGTGTGATGTGTATGGGTACGGGGTGCTGATCGCGGAGCTGGTGACGGGGAAGAAGCCGGTGGAATACGGAGACGACGATGTCGTGATCCTGATCGACCATGTGAGGGCGCTCTTGGAGCAGGGCAGAGTGTTGGATTGCGTCGACTCGAGCATGGGGGAGTTCCCGGAGGAGGAGGTGCTGCCGGTGCTCAAGCTGGGACTAGTATGCACGTCTCA